DNA from Kitasatospora acidiphila:
CTTGTTCTTGATGCCGTCCAGGCCGGCCATCAGCATCGCGGAGAAGGCCAGGTACGGGTTGGAGGACGGGTCGGGCGCACGGAACTCGATGCGCTTGGCCTTGGCGTTGGAGCCGGTGATCGGGATCCGGATCGCCGCTGAGCGGTTGCGCTGCGAGTAGACCAGGTTGACCGGGGCCTCGAAGCCGGGCACCAGGCGGTGGTAGGAGTTCACCGAGGGGTTGGTGAAGGCGAGCAGCGAGGGGGCGTGCTTGAGCAGGCCGCCGATGTAGTAGCGGGCGGTGTCGGACAGGCCCGCGTAACCCTGCTCGTCGTAGAAGAGCGGCGCGCCCTCGGCCCAGAGCGACTGGTGCACGTGCATGCCGGAGCCGTTGTCACCGAAGATCGGCTTGGGCATGAAGGTGGCGGTCTTGCCGTTCCGCCAGGCCACGTTCTTGATGATGTACTTGAACAGCATCAGGTCGTCGGCGGCGTGCAGCAGGGTGTTGAAGCGGTAGTTGATCTCCGCCTGGCCGGCCGTGCCGACCTCGTGGTGCTGGCGCTCGACCTGCAGGCCGGCCTTGGCCAGCTCCAGGGACATCTCGGCGCGCAGGTCGGCGAAGTGGTCGACCGGCGGGGTGGGGAAGTAGCCGCCCTTGTACTTGACCTTGTAGCCGCGCACGTCGCCCTCGGTGGAGCCGGTGTTCCAGGCGCCGGCCTCCGAGTCGATGTGGTAGTACGACGCGTTGGCGCTGGTGTCGAAGCGCACCGAGTCGAACACGTAGAACTCGGCCTCGGGGCCGAAGAAGGCGGTGTCGGCGATGCCGGACGAGGCCAGGTAGGCCTCGGCCTTCTTGGCGATGTTGCGCGGGTCGCGACTGTAGGCCTCGCCGGTGATCGGGTCCTGGATGAAGAAGTTGATGTTGAGGTGCTTCTCGCTTCGGAACGGGTCCAGTCTGGCGGTGGCCAGGTCGGGCACCAGGGCCATGTCCGAC
Protein-coding regions in this window:
- the glnA gene encoding type I glutamate--ammonia ligase, which codes for MFKNADEVKQFIAENDVKFVDVRFCDLPGVMQHFAVPAATFDPDETLMFDGSSIRGFQAIHESDMALVPDLATARLDPFRSEKHLNINFFIQDPITGEAYSRDPRNIAKKAEAYLASSGIADTAFFGPEAEFYVFDSVRFDTSANASYYHIDSEAGAWNTGSTEGDVRGYKVKYKGGYFPTPPVDHFADLRAEMSLELAKAGLQVERQHHEVGTAGQAEINYRFNTLLHAADDLMLFKYIIKNVAWRNGKTATFMPKPIFGDNGSGMHVHQSLWAEGAPLFYDEQGYAGLSDTARYYIGGLLKHAPSLLAFTNPSVNSYHRLVPGFEAPVNLVYSQRNRSAAIRIPITGSNAKAKRIEFRAPDPSSNPYLAFSAMLMAGLDGIKNKIEPLQPVDKDLYELAPEEHAGVPQVPSSLPAVLEALEADHEYLLAGGVFTPDLIETWIDFKRTNEIAPIALRPHPHEFELYYDL